The Zingiber officinale cultivar Zhangliang chromosome 10A, Zo_v1.1, whole genome shotgun sequence genome contains a region encoding:
- the LOC122026739 gene encoding protein diaphanous homolog 1-like, whose protein sequence is MPRRGAGRPRKRALETLVTELPERSAEIELANQGQTPHGTTGASTSQILTVPSLEVPTLIVPVEPTPTIFTVPPAVPPAAYPTPPPIVHTAAYPTPPLAAPTEYPAPPPLVAATAYPAHAPTVQVAPYPVPPPIVPPATPTYIDSVVPPVVSAPAYGAQGVPSSGYPAVPPIAPALVVPPVPVAILSHPTDMIAAQTQIPALAKSVKS, encoded by the coding sequence ATGCCGAGACGTGGTGCAGGACGGCCACGCAAGAGGGCTTTGGAAACTTTGGTGACGGAGTTGCCAGAGAGGTCTGCTGAGATTGAGCTTGCCAATCAAGGGCAGACTCCTCATGGTACTACGGGCGCGTCGACCTCTCAGATTCTGACGGTTCCTTCTCTAGAGGTACCTACCTTGATCGTACCCGTCGAACCCACCCCTACAATATTCACTGTACCACCGGCGGTACCACCTGCGGCATACCCGACCCCTCCACCAATAGTGCATACTGCTGCGTACCCGACACCTCCTCTAGCCGCACCTACAGAGTACCCAGCACCACCGCCACTTGTGGCTGCTACTGCATACCCGGCACACGCACCAACAGTACAAGTTGCTCCTTATCCGGTACCACCACCTATAGTACCTCCAGCCACTCCTACCTATATTGACTCTGTAGTGCCACCAGTGGTATCTGCCCCGGCTTATGGAGCACAAGGGGTACCTTCCTCGGGCTATCCAGCGGTACCACCCATAGCACCAGCtctagtggttccgccagttcctgtgGCAATCCTTTCTCACCCTACTGATATGATTGCGGCACAAACTCAGATCCCAGCTTTGGCAAAGTCAGTGAAAAGTTGA